GGTTGAGTTCCGGCCATACCAGCTGTGCGGCAATGATGACACCGAGGGACATGCCCACGATGCCCCACACCACTGTCATGATCGCGAACTGCCGAACTACCTTGTAATTGTAGGTCGGGTGTTCAAGTGCTGTGCTCATGTCAGGTTCCCATCGAACGCGGTTTGGGGGTAGCCCGCGGCATTCTGCCCCGAGTCGACCGCCCGCAGGATGATGCAGGTCAATATCCACCCCGGATTCTAGCGCAGGCCTGCGTCAAGCTGAACTAGCGAATGGATGGAATCGTGAACGAAAGGAGCCACCGAGTGTCTGATTCTTCTTGTCATTCTCTGCCCCGCATCGACCCCGAAAGCCTGGGGGAATCCCTGCTGGATGGCCGCCAGGCTCGCTGGGCCATCGACGGCCTCGGGGCCCTGGACGTCCAGGGCGATGGTCGCGCGGGGCGGCTGCTATTGACCCATGGCGCCGGCGCCGGACAGGACAGTGCCTTCCTCGTGGCCCTGCGTCGGGAGCTGGCCGATGCCGGCGTGCAGACGCTGGCGATCGAGTTCGACTACCTGCGTGGCATGCGCGAGGCGGGGCGGCGGCGTCCGCCACCCCGCGTCGATCGCCTGGTCGAGGAGCTGGCCCGCTGGTGCGACCGCATGTCGCAGCACGCTCCCTCGCCCCTCTGGCTGGGCGGCAAGTCGATGGGCGGCCGGGTGGCCAGCCTGCTGGCGGCTCGCGAGGGCGCCGCGGGGCTGGTGCTCTGCGGCTATCCCTTCCATCCTCCCCGCCGGCCCGAGTCCCTGCGTCTCGACCATTGGTCTTCCCTGGCCTGTCCGACCCTGGTGGTGCAGGGCAGTCGCGACCCCTTCGGTACCCGGGCGCAGGTGAACGGCTATGCCCTGCCGTCCTGCGCCGAGGTGCACTGGCTCGAGGACGGCGATCACGACTGGAAACCCCGCCGCGCCTCGGGGCGCGATCAAGCCGGCCTGTTGCGCGAGGGGGCGCAATGCATCGCCGCCTTCATGGGCCGCCACCGCTGAGCCCCTGGGCGGGCCCAAGTGGATGAAAGCCTTGTGGATTCCCCGGCACGGGCGGAGTGGCCCCGGGCGAAAAAACGCGTTGACAATGATCGCGGTCCCTGTAGAATGCAGCGCCACGTGACCGGGGGTGGTTAGCTCAGCTGGGAGAGCACCAGCCTTACAAGCTGGGGGTCACAGGTTCGAACCCTGTACCACCCACCATTGCCCAGGCAATGCCCGATCATGTTGCAGAGACGCTGCGGACCGGTAGTTCAGTTGGTTAGAATGCCGGCCTGTCACGCCGGAGGTCGCGGGTTCGAGTCCCGTCCGGTCCGCCAACGTTTTTGCGCCGCATCATCTTGCGGACCGGTAGTTCAGTTGGTTAGAATGCCGGCCTGTCACGCCGGAGGTCGCGGGTTCGAGTCCCGTCCGGTCCGCCACGATGACGCACACAACCGATGCAGTAACGCGTGGGCGATTAGCTCAGTTGGTTAGAGCACCAGCCTCACATGCTGGGGGTCACTGGTTCGAGTCCAGTATCGCCCACCACGCGGACCGGTAGTTCAGTTGGTTAGAATGCCGGCCTGTCACGCCGGAGGTCGCGGGTTCGAGTCCCGTCCGGTCCGCCATCTGCAAACGAATTCGAAAGCCTCGAGTCTCATGACTCGGGGCTTTTTCGCGTTGGGCCCCCATCGGCTATCCTCGACGAGCGGGTAGTTGCCCTTTGCGCATGTCGGCTAGCTATCATACAGTTGTTTGAATTCTGGTCGCCCGACAGCGAGGATTCAGATCGTGAACGCCTTTCCCAACCTGTTTCGCCCCCTCGAGCTGGGGCGCCTGACCCTGCCCAATCGCGTGTTGATGGGCTCGATGCACACCAACCTCGAGGAGATGCCGGAGGGCTTCGCGCGCCTCGCCGTCTTCTACGCCGAGCGTGCCCGGCAAGGGGTCGGGCTGATCGTCACGGGAGGGATCGCGCCCAATCCGGAAGGGGCGGTCTTCGAGGGGGCGGCGACCCTGGAGCGTGCCGAACAGGTGGGCGACCACCGGCGGATCACCGGCGCCGTGCACGACGAGGGCGGCAGGATCTGCCTGCAGATCCTGCATGCCGGCCGCTATGCCTACTCCCCGGCGCTGGTCGCCCCCTCGCCGATCCGTGCGCCGATCAATCCCCATGAGCCCCACGCGCTCGGCGCCGCGGAGGTCGAGGAGCAGATCGACGCCTATGTGCGCTGCGCCTCCCTGGCCCGGGAGGCCGGCTACGACGGCGTCGAGGTGATGGGTTCCGAGGGTTACCTGATCAACCAGTTCGTCTGTCGACGGACCAACCATCGCCAGGACGCCTGGGGCGGCGCCTTCGACAACCGCATCCGCTTCCCGGTGGAGATCGTGCGGCGCATCCGCGAGGCGCTGGGCCCGGACTTCCTGATCATCTTCCGCCTGTCGATGATCGACCTGGTGGAGGAGGGCAGCACCTTCGAGGAGGTGGTGGCCCTGGGGCGCGCCATCGAGGCCGCCGGTGCGGATACCATCAACACCGGTATCGGCTGGCACGAGGCGCGGGTGCCGACCATCGTCACCAGCGTGCCGCGGGCGGCCTTCAGCGAGGTGACCCGGCGGATGAAGGCCGAGCTCAAGCTGCCGCTGATCACCACCAACCGCATCAACATGCCCGAGGTGGCGGAGCGGGTGCTCGCCGAGGGGCATGCCGACATGGTCTCCATGGCGCGTCCCTTCCTCGCCGACCCGGCCTGGATCGCCAAGGCCCGGGAAGACCGCGTGGCCGAGATCAACACCTGCATCGCCTGCAACCAGGCCTGCCTGGATCACACCTTCCAGGGCAAGCCGGCCTCCTGCCTGGTCAATCCGCGGGCCTGCCACGAGACCGAGCTGACCATCGCGCCGGCCGCCGAGCCGCGGGTCATCGCCGTGGTCGGGGGCGGGCCGGCGGGGCTCGCCGCCGCGGTCACGGCCGCCGGGCGGGGGCATGCCGTCACCCTGTTCGAGCGCCAGTCGATGCTCGGCGGGCAGTTCAACTATGCCCGGCGGATTCCCGGCAAGGAGGAGTTCGACGAGACCCTGCGCTACTACCGGGTGATGCTCGACAAGCATGGCGTGACCGTGCGCCTGGGGGTGGAGCCCAGCCTCCACGATCTCCAGGCCTTCGACGAGGTGATCCTGGCCACCGGGGTGCGGCCCCGGCGGCTCGACCTGCCGGGCATCGATCACCCCAAGGTGCTCTCCTATCCTATGGCCATCATGCATCCCGAGCGGATCGGCGCCCGCGTGGCCATCATCGGCGCCGGCGGCATCGGCTTCGACGTGGCGGAGCTGTTGACTCATGCGGGCCACCCGGCCCTCGACACCGAGGCCTGGTGCGATGAATGGGGCGTGGATCTCACCGTGAGCACGCCGGGCGGGCTGCGCGAGCCGCAGCGTCCGCCGGTGCCGCGCCGGGTCACCCTGCTGCAGCGCAAGTCCTCCAAGCCCGGCGAGGGGCTGGGTGTCACCACGGGCTGGGTGCATCGCGCCTCGCTGCGTCATCGCGGCGTGGAGGCCCTGGCGGGCTGCGAGTACGTGGGCATCGACGACGCGGGGCTGCATATCCGGCTCGACGGCGTGCCGCGCCTGCTCAAGGTCGACACCGTGGTGGTCTGTGCCGGCCAGGAATCGGTCCGCGACTGGCTGGAACCGCTGCGCGAGGCCGGCGTGTCGGTGCACCTCATCGGCGGCGCCCTGGAGCCCGCGGAGCTGGATGCCAAGCGGGCGATCGATCAGGGCACCCGGCTGGCGGCCGCCCTGTAGGGGCGCGTCTCGGCGAGGCGTGAAAATCTGTACAGGTTTCAACGAAACGCTTCCCGCCTTCGGGGTTCATAGGAAGTAGTAGCGTCATGCGTTGAAGCCGGCGGGACCCTTGTTCGCGAATGCTGGCTACGCTGTAGCTACCGATCCCCGGCACGCGCACCGATCGGCGCATGACCGGAGTTCCGGGTCTAAAGGAGGCATCGATGAGCATCTTCGACCATGTGCAGAACCGCTTCGAACGTATCCGGCAGGAGGAAATGAGTCTGCAGGAGTATCTGGAGCTCTGTCGCGAGGACCCTTCGGCCTATGCCAGCTCGGCAGAGCGCATGCTAGAGGCGATCGGCGAACCCGAGGTCATCGATACGGCCAAGGATCCCAGGCTGTCGCGCATCTTTTCCAACAAGGTGATTCGTCGCTATCCGGCCTTTTCCGAGTTCTACGGCATGGAGGAGGCCATCGAGCAGATCGTCGCCTACTTCCGGCACGCGGCCCAGGGGCTCGAGGAGAGGAAGCAGATCCTCTACCTGCTGGGGCCGGTGGGCGGCGGCAAGTCGTCGCTGGCCGAGCGCCTGAAGCTGCTGATGGAGCGGATCCCCTTCTACGCCATCAAGGGCTCGCCGGTGCAGGAGTCCCCGCTCGGGCTGTTCTCGCCGGAAGACGACGGCGAGTTGCTGGAGAAGGAGTACGGCATCCCCACGCGCTGCCTGAAGAGCGTGATGTCGCCCTGGGCCGCCAAGCGGCTCAAGGAGTACGGCGGCGACATCTCCCAGTTCCGCGTCGTGCGCCTCTACCCCTCGCGCCTCAACCAGATCGCCATCTCCAAGACCGAGCCCGGCGACGAGAACAACCAGGACATCTCCTCGCTGGTCGGCAAGGTGGACATCCGCCAGCTCGAGCTCTACTCCCAGGACGATCCCGACGCCTACAGCTTCTCCGGCGGCCTGTGCCGGGCCAACCAGGGGCTGATGGAATTCGTTGAGATGTTCAAGGCACCGATCAAGGTGCTGCATCCGCTGCTGACCGCCACCCAGGAGGGCAACTACAACCCCACCGAGGGCATGGGGGCGATTCCCTTCGACGGCATCGTCCTGGCGCACTCCAACGAGAGCGAGTGGCAGACGTTCCGCAACAACCGCAACAACGAGGCCTTCCTCGATCGGGTCTATATCGTCAAGGTGCCGTATTGCCTGCGGGTCACCGAGGAGATCCACATCTACAGGAAGCTCCTCGAGCACTCCTCGCTCAACGAGGCGCCCTGTGCGCCGGATACCCTGCGCATGCTGGCGCAGTTCACGGTGCTCTCGCGCCTCAAGGAGCCGGAGAACTCGAGCATCTACTCCAAGATGCGCGTCTATGACGGCGAGAACCTCAAGGACACCGATCCCAAGGCCAAGTCGATCCAGGAGTACCGCGACGCCGCCGGGGTCGACGAGGGCATGGACGGGCTCTCCACGCGCTTCGCCTTCAAGATCCTCTCCAAGGTGTTCAACTTCGACAATGTCGAGGTGGCGGCCAACCCGGTGCACCTGCTCTACGTGCTCGAGCAGCGTCTCGAGCAGGAGCAGTTGCCCCGCGAGACCTTCGAGCGCTACCTGCGCTTCATCAAGGAGTTCCTGGCGCCTCGCTACGTCGACTTCATCGGCAAGGAGATCCAGACCGCGTACCTGGAATCCTATTCCGAATACGGCCAGAACATCTTCGACCGCTACGTGACCTATGCCGACTTCTGGATCCAGGACCAGGAGTATCGGGACCCGGAGACCGGCGAGCTGTTCAACCGCCAGTCCCTCAACGAGGAGTTGGAGAAGATCGAGAAGCCGGCCGGCATTTCCAATCCCAAGGACTTCCGTCACGAGGTGGTCAACTTCGTGCTGCGGGCCCGGGCCCAGAACAACGGCATGAACCCGAGCTGGCAGTCCTACGAGAAGCTGCGCGGCGTGATCGAGCACAAGATGTTCGCCAACACCGAGGAGCTGCTGCCGGTCATCTCCTTCAACGCCAAGGCCTCGACGGCCGACCAGAAGAAGCACGAGGACTTCGTGGCCCGCATGGTCGACCGCGGCTATACCGAGAAGCAGGTGCGGCTGCTCTCCGAGTGGTACCTGAGAGTGCGCAAGTCGCAATAGCCTGATGGCTACGGGCTACGGGCTACGGGCTACGGGCTACGGGCTACGGGCTACGGGCTACGGGCTACGGGCGGGGAGGGCGGCATCGGCCGTTCCTCTCCGCGACGACAAGCGCCGAGAGGAGGTCCCCATGACCTACTTCATCGATCGTCGTGCCAACGCCAAGCACAAGAGTGCGGTCAACCGCCAGCGCTTCCTCGACCGCTATCGCACCCACATCAAGCGGTCCGTCGAGGAGGCCGTCAACCGTCGCTCGATCACCGACATGGAGCGTGGCGAGAAGGTCTCGATTCCCACACGTGACATCTCGGAGCCGGTGTTCCAGCACGGTCCCGGCGGCAAGCGCTCGATCATCGCCCCCGGCAACAAGGAGTTCGTCGAGGGCGACCGGCTGCGCCGGCCCAGTGGCGGCGGTGGCGGCGGGGCCGGGGAGGGCGGTGCCTCCAACCAGGGCGAGGGCATGGACGAGTTTGCCTTCACCCTGAGTCGCGAGGAGTTCCTCGACTTCGTCTTCGACGGCCTGGAGCTGCCGCACCTGGAGCGCAAGAGCCTGGTGGACCTGGACGAGGTGCGCCCGATTCGCGCCGGCCTGACCCGCGATGGCGTCCCGGCCCGCATCAACATCGTGCGCTCCATGCGCGAGGCCCATGCCCGGCGTATCGCCATGCGCGGCCCCATCCGCCGTGCCCTGCGAGCGGCCCAGGAGGCGCTGGAGGTCGAGGAGCGCAAGGACCCGGTGCTGCGCAACCCGGCCCGCATCGAGGAACTCAGGGCCGAGATCGAGCGCCTCGAGAAGCGCCTCGAGGCGGTGCCCTTCATCGACACCTACGACCTGCGCTACAACAACCTGATCAACCAGCCCCAGCCCTCCAGCAAGGCGGTGATGTTCTGCGTGATGGACGTGTCCGGGTCCATGACCCAGGCCCACAAGGACATCGCCAAGCGCTTCTTCCTGCTGCTCTATCTCTTTCTCGAGCGCAACTACGAAAAGGTCGAGCTGGTCTTCGTGCGCCATCACACCGCCGCCAAGGAGGTCGACGAGGAGGAATTCTTCTACTCCCGGGAGACCGGCGGCACCATCGTCTCCAGCGCCCTGTCCCTGGTCGACGAGATCATCGAGGCGCGCTATCCCCCGACCCAGTGGAACCTCTACGTGGCCCAGGCCTCCGACGGGGACAACTGGGACGACGACTCCCTGACCTGTCGTGACCTGCTGGCGAAATCGCTGATGCCGCGTCTGCAGTACTTCACCTACGTGGAGATCACGCCCCATGCCCACCAGGCGCTGTGGGAGGAGTACGAGCGGGTGGAGGCCGAGTATCCCGAGCGCTTCGCCATGCGCCAGATCGTCGAGGCCGGCGACATCTATCCGGTGTTCCGCGAGCTGTTCCGGCGTCGCAGTACCCAGTGAGTGGCGTCAAGGAGGTACCATGACCGATCGCAAGCCCATCGCCACCGGTTCCGACTGGAACTTCGAGATCCTTCACGAGTTCGAGGACGAGATCGCGCGGCTGGCCGATGAGTATCGCCTGGATACCTACCCCAACCAGATCGAGATCATCACCACCGAGCAGATGATGGACGCCTATGCCAGCGTGGGCATGCCGGTGGGGTACCACCACTGGTCCTTCGGCAAGCAGTTCCTGGCCGTGGAGCAGGCCTATCGGCGCGGGCAGATGGGGCTGGCCTACGAGCTGGTCATCAACTCCGATCCCTGCATCGCCTACCTGATGGAGGAGAACACCCTGATGATGCAGGTGCTGGTGATGGCCCACGCCTGCTATGGCCATAACTCCTTCTTCAAGGGTAACTACCTGTTCCGCACCTGGACCGACGCCAGCTCCATCGTCGACTACCTGCTGTTCGCCCGGCGCTACATCGCCGAGTGCGAGGAGCGCCATGGGGTCACCGCCGTGGAGCAGTTGCTGGATGCCTGTCATGCGCTGCAGAACTACGGGGTCGATCGTTACAAGCGGCCATCGCCGATCTCCGCCGAGGAGGAAGCGCGTCGCCAGAAGGAACGCGAGGCCTATCTCCAGGCCCAGGTGAACACCCTGTGGCGGACCATCCCCGAGCGGGCCCCGGCCGACGGGGAGCTGGAGGCGGCCGTCGGGGAGGAGGACCCTCTCGGTCTGCATGCCGGCGG
The Halomonas sp. M4R1S46 DNA segment above includes these coding regions:
- a CDS encoding alpha/beta family hydrolase, with product MSDSSCHSLPRIDPESLGESLLDGRQARWAIDGLGALDVQGDGRAGRLLLTHGAGAGQDSAFLVALRRELADAGVQTLAIEFDYLRGMREAGRRRPPPRVDRLVEELARWCDRMSQHAPSPLWLGGKSMGGRVASLLAAREGAAGLVLCGYPFHPPRRPESLRLDHWSSLACPTLVVQGSRDPFGTRAQVNGYALPSCAEVHWLEDGDHDWKPRRASGRDQAGLLREGAQCIAAFMGRHR
- a CDS encoding FAD-dependent oxidoreductase, yielding MHTNLEEMPEGFARLAVFYAERARQGVGLIVTGGIAPNPEGAVFEGAATLERAEQVGDHRRITGAVHDEGGRICLQILHAGRYAYSPALVAPSPIRAPINPHEPHALGAAEVEEQIDAYVRCASLAREAGYDGVEVMGSEGYLINQFVCRRTNHRQDAWGGAFDNRIRFPVEIVRRIREALGPDFLIIFRLSMIDLVEEGSTFEEVVALGRAIEAAGADTINTGIGWHEARVPTIVTSVPRAAFSEVTRRMKAELKLPLITTNRINMPEVAERVLAEGHADMVSMARPFLADPAWIAKAREDRVAEINTCIACNQACLDHTFQGKPASCLVNPRACHETELTIAPAAEPRVIAVVGGGPAGLAAAVTAAGRGHAVTLFERQSMLGGQFNYARRIPGKEEFDETLRYYRVMLDKHGVTVRLGVEPSLHDLQAFDEVILATGVRPRRLDLPGIDHPKVLSYPMAIMHPERIGARVAIIGAGGIGFDVAELLTHAGHPALDTEAWCDEWGVDLTVSTPGGLREPQRPPVPRRVTLLQRKSSKPGEGLGVTTGWVHRASLRHRGVEALAGCEYVGIDDAGLHIRLDGVPRLLKVDTVVVCAGQESVRDWLEPLREAGVSVHLIGGALEPAELDAKRAIDQGTRLAAAL
- a CDS encoding PrkA family serine protein kinase, translating into MSIFDHVQNRFERIRQEEMSLQEYLELCREDPSAYASSAERMLEAIGEPEVIDTAKDPRLSRIFSNKVIRRYPAFSEFYGMEEAIEQIVAYFRHAAQGLEERKQILYLLGPVGGGKSSLAERLKLLMERIPFYAIKGSPVQESPLGLFSPEDDGELLEKEYGIPTRCLKSVMSPWAAKRLKEYGGDISQFRVVRLYPSRLNQIAISKTEPGDENNQDISSLVGKVDIRQLELYSQDDPDAYSFSGGLCRANQGLMEFVEMFKAPIKVLHPLLTATQEGNYNPTEGMGAIPFDGIVLAHSNESEWQTFRNNRNNEAFLDRVYIVKVPYCLRVTEEIHIYRKLLEHSSLNEAPCAPDTLRMLAQFTVLSRLKEPENSSIYSKMRVYDGENLKDTDPKAKSIQEYRDAAGVDEGMDGLSTRFAFKILSKVFNFDNVEVAANPVHLLYVLEQRLEQEQLPRETFERYLRFIKEFLAPRYVDFIGKEIQTAYLESYSEYGQNIFDRYVTYADFWIQDQEYRDPETGELFNRQSLNEELEKIEKPAGISNPKDFRHEVVNFVLRARAQNNGMNPSWQSYEKLRGVIEHKMFANTEELLPVISFNAKASTADQKKHEDFVARMVDRGYTEKQVRLLSEWYLRVRKSQ
- a CDS encoding YeaH/YhbH family protein — its product is MTYFIDRRANAKHKSAVNRQRFLDRYRTHIKRSVEEAVNRRSITDMERGEKVSIPTRDISEPVFQHGPGGKRSIIAPGNKEFVEGDRLRRPSGGGGGGAGEGGASNQGEGMDEFAFTLSREEFLDFVFDGLELPHLERKSLVDLDEVRPIRAGLTRDGVPARINIVRSMREAHARRIAMRGPIRRALRAAQEALEVEERKDPVLRNPARIEELRAEIERLEKRLEAVPFIDTYDLRYNNLINQPQPSSKAVMFCVMDVSGSMTQAHKDIAKRFFLLLYLFLERNYEKVELVFVRHHTAAKEVDEEEFFYSRETGGTIVSSALSLVDEIIEARYPPTQWNLYVAQASDGDNWDDDSLTCRDLLAKSLMPRLQYFTYVEITPHAHQALWEEYERVEAEYPERFAMRQIVEAGDIYPVFRELFRRRSTQ